The genomic window GCGCAGACCGATGAGTTCGCCTTGGCTTCGATCACCGGGACCGACGCGAACATTCCGCGGCGCGGCGAGCTCTCGGTCGATGAGGCGATGGATCGCCTGGTCGCGGCCGAGCGTGGCGGCTCGGGAACCGAACTGCTACAGCGCTGGCGGCAGGCATCGGCCGCCGTGCTGGCCAATCTGCGCGCCTGCCCGGAAGGTACCCGGCTGCACTGGGTCACCGTCCCGTTGTCGCCGCGCACCCTGGCCGCAACCCGCGTCGCCGAACACTGGGCCCACCTGCTTGACATCACAGAACCGCTCGGATTGGAGTATCCGGATACCGACCGACTCTGGCTCATCGCCCGCCTTGCCCACCGCACCCTGCAGTACGCCTTCGCCTCTGCCGGTACGCAGGGCGGTCCGGTGCGCTGCGAACTAGTCGGCCCTAATGGTGACCTATGGATCTTCGGCGACGGAAACGCCGATTCGGTGATTCGGGGCTCTGCGGGGGAGTTCTGTCGCGTCGGCGCGCAACGTCTCAAACCCGAGGACACCAGCCTCATCACGCAGGGCCCGAACGCCGCGACCGCCCTGCAACTGGTCCGCAACTACGCGCTCTGAACGAATGGTCGCTCGGCTGCCAGCAGCGGCGTCATCCCGAAGAAATGCCGCCGTTTCGAGATTGAAGACTGAAGTGGAGGTGAAGGCGCGGTTCGCTAACTATCGACTTCGAGATCGCGATTTC from Nocardia iowensis includes these protein-coding regions:
- a CDS encoding maleylpyruvate isomerase family mycothiol-dependent enzyme, with protein sequence MIDIDPFDGLAAEYQQVDQVLAALQPHEWSAPSAAAGWTVADTVLHLAQTDEFALASITGTDANIPRRGELSVDEAMDRLVAAERGGSGTELLQRWRQASAAVLANLRACPEGTRLHWVTVPLSPRTLAATRVAEHWAHLLDITEPLGLEYPDTDRLWLIARLAHRTLQYAFASAGTQGGPVRCELVGPNGDLWIFGDGNADSVIRGSAGEFCRVGAQRLKPEDTSLITQGPNAATALQLVRNYAL